The Candidatus Korarchaeota archaeon NZ13-K genome segment TTGAGCTCGCTCTGAAGCTGGCTTTCATGGCCACTGGGAGGAGGCGCATCTTAGCATTCCAAGGAGGGTTTCACGGCAGGACCTTGGGCTCGCTCTCCGTTACCTGGAACCCGAGGTACAGGAGGGGCTTCCCCTCACTGGACGTGAGGTTCGCGCGGTTCAACGACCTCACCTCGGCCGATTCGGTCGATGATGAGACGGCCGCTGTCATAGTGGAGCCCGTTCAGGGTGAGGGAGGGATCAGGCCGGCCAGCGCCGACTTCCTCAGGGAGCTCAGGAGGGCCTGCGACGAGAGAGGGGCGGTCCTCATATTCGATGAGGTCCAGAGCGGATTCGGAAGAACGGGTGTCATCTGGGCGCACCTCAGCAGGGGAGTTGAGCCCGACATCATGACAGCTGGCAAGTGCGTGGGGGGCGGCTTCCCCGTAAGCCTCGTGGCGGCCAGGGACTGGGTCCTTGAGGGAGTGGAGGGAGGGGAACATGGGAGCACGCATGGTGGAAATCCGCTAGCCTGCGCAGCCATCTGCGGAGGGATCAGGACCTTGATGGAGGATGAAGTGCCTGATAGAGCCCTTGATTCTGGAAGAAAGCTGATCTCTATGCTTAAGGAGATCAAAGGGCCTGTGAGAGAGGTGAGGGGCGAGGGGCTGATGATTGGCGTGGAGCTGGAGATCCAGGCGGATCCGGTCATAGATTCCCTACAGAGAAAGGGGATCCTGGTCTCGAAGGCCGGGAGCAGTGTGATCAGGATCCTCCCACCTTACATGGTGAGCGAGGAGGACATCTCCTTCCTCGTGGAGGGGCTGGAGGGGGTCCTCGTTGAGCAGGGTGGCTGACGTCCTGATAAAGCTCCTCAGGGTGTACAGCCCAAACGGGAAGGAGAGAACTCTCGAGGACGAGCTCGTGAGGATAGCCAGGGAACTTGGGCTCGAGGCTCATTCCGATCCCGTGGGAAACGTCATAGCCGAGAGGGGAGATGCCCGCGTGGCCCTCGTCGGTCACTACGACACGGTGCCGGGGGAGCTGGAGGTGGTCATCTCGG includes the following:
- a CDS encoding aspartate aminotransferase family protein; its protein translation is MEFHRRRGIRLVRGRGQYVWDSEGRRYLDAHTGHGAAFLGHNPPRVVEAIREQMEKIMVCSNVFFSDAMDLCLDHLATILPRPLRNVYLQNSGTEAVELALKLAFMATGRRRILAFQGGFHGRTLGSLSVTWNPRYRRGFPSLDVRFARFNDLTSADSVDDETAAVIVEPVQGEGGIRPASADFLRELRRACDERGAVLIFDEVQSGFGRTGVIWAHLSRGVEPDIMTAGKCVGGGFPVSLVAARDWVLEGVEGGEHGSTHGGNPLACAAICGGIRTLMEDEVPDRALDSGRKLISMLKEIKGPVREVRGEGLMIGVELEIQADPVIDSLQRKGILVSKAGSSVIRILPPYMVSEEDISFLVEGLEGVLVEQGG